From the Candidatus Krumholzibacteriota bacterium genome, one window contains:
- the cmk gene encoding (d)CMP kinase encodes MNEKIQHKIVSKMIITIDGPAGSGKSTTASLLAERLNLTYLDTGAMYRAVTYAVLENGVDPEDIKGIAEIVEGINLEFGDVEGKKVILLNGKTIEKEIRDSKVSNSVSKISRLGCVRREMVKLQRKIAKDGGIVAEGRDLGTVVFPYAHFKTFLVADIDARVTRRAAQLKSMGLDFDSEKIRENILKRDSIDSSREMSPLVKSPGSLVVDTSGITIQEQVTMVEDRVLKRAEYLEKIGFESDKEYPFCGELYYRFTIFLVRFLYRFIFGLKIYGKENLKYKGGFIFASNHSSLSDPPIVATSLKRKLWILAKKELFETPVFSALLRKYRAVPIDRDSFDRSALSTVINKLKEKESILMFPQGTRSKDNMVEELKVGIGFIAMRARASIIPVYLRGSNHLLRAMLRREKLELIIGPPILLNDSYESDDRKRDYRIISSMIIEEMRMLKSE; translated from the coding sequence ATGAATGAGAAAATACAGCATAAAATCGTCAGCAAGATGATCATAACTATTGACGGGCCCGCGGGTTCAGGGAAAAGCACTACAGCGTCATTGCTTGCTGAAAGGCTTAATTTAACTTATCTCGATACGGGAGCCATGTACAGGGCAGTTACTTACGCCGTTCTTGAAAATGGAGTAGATCCAGAGGATATAAAAGGTATCGCTGAAATAGTAGAAGGAATCAACCTGGAATTCGGCGATGTTGAAGGTAAGAAAGTTATTCTTTTAAATGGTAAAACTATTGAAAAAGAGATAAGAGACTCTAAGGTTTCCAATTCGGTTTCAAAAATCAGCCGGCTTGGTTGCGTGCGGCGCGAGATGGTAAAACTACAGAGAAAGATAGCAAAAGATGGAGGGATAGTAGCCGAGGGCCGTGATCTTGGGACAGTTGTTTTTCCTTACGCGCATTTCAAAACATTTCTGGTTGCCGATATAGACGCCAGAGTAACGAGAAGAGCAGCTCAACTGAAATCTATGGGGCTGGACTTCGATTCTGAAAAGATAAGAGAAAATATATTAAAAAGAGATTCAATTGATTCATCCAGGGAAATGAGTCCTCTTGTTAAATCTCCGGGGTCGTTAGTTGTTGATACATCAGGTATTACCATACAAGAACAAGTAACTATGGTTGAAGATCGTGTTTTGAAGAGAGCTGAATATCTTGAGAAAATAGGATTTGAGAGTGATAAAGAATATCCTTTCTGTGGGGAATTGTATTACAGATTTACGATATTCCTTGTAAGATTCCTTTATAGATTTATATTCGGACTTAAAATATACGGAAAAGAAAACCTGAAGTACAAGGGCGGTTTTATTTTCGCCAGCAATCATAGTTCTTTGAGCGATCCTCCCATAGTTGCCACCTCTTTAAAAAGAAAGTTATGGATACTTGCCAAAAAAGAGCTTTTCGAAACTCCGGTTTTTTCCGCCCTGCTAAGAAAATACCGTGCTGTCCCAATTGATAGGGATAGCTTCGACAGGAGTGCTCTTTCCACAGTAATAAATAAGTTGAAAGAAAAAGAATCGATACTTATGTTTCCGCAGGGTACGAGGTCGAAGGACAATATGGTTGAAGAGTTAAAAGTGGGCATAGGATTTATTGCTATGCGCGCGCGGGCCAGTATAATACCAGTTTATCTTAGAGGTTCGAACCACTTGCTTAGAGCAATGCTGAGACGTGAAAAACTGGAATTGATTATAGGACCGCCGATATTACTAAATGACAGCTATGAATCTGACGACAGGAAAAGAGATTACAGAATAATATCTTCAATGATTATAGAAGAAATGAGGATGCTTAAAAGTGAATGA
- the hisC gene encoding histidinol-phosphate transaminase, with protein sequence MNFKSLMRPHLEDLKPYIPGKPIEELRREKNIEGEIIKLASNENPREAIEEIKKAIAEEADFINRYPNSGSHYLSRDLAEHIGVKQENIFVGNGSNEILDLLVRGFVNSNEEVVYPFPSFIAYPLIIKLAGVKEVRVPLKNYRMDLKKMKDSITPRTKMVFLCNPNNPTSTYVSADEVAEFLQGLADNIIVVFDEAYYEFVTADDFPDTVELLKSMDNLVILRTFSKFYSLAGLRVGYSISHPGLVKCLHRVRQPFNVNRVAQAAARTALKYTEKLKSRLEENSEQMELVASELRKFGFTVPHSQTNFLLAVPSEQLETGIVEKLMERGVIVRSMKPFGLGENSIRVTIGTPHENARFLEELKSIIN encoded by the coding sequence ATGAATTTCAAAAGTCTAATGAGGCCCCATTTGGAAGACTTGAAACCATACATTCCGGGAAAACCGATAGAAGAACTTAGAAGAGAAAAGAATATTGAGGGCGAAATAATAAAACTCGCTTCCAATGAAAACCCTAGAGAAGCCATTGAGGAAATCAAAAAGGCTATAGCCGAAGAAGCTGATTTCATAAACAGATATCCTAATTCCGGTTCTCATTATCTCTCCAGAGACCTGGCAGAGCATATCGGAGTCAAGCAGGAGAATATATTTGTGGGTAACGGATCAAACGAGATCCTCGATCTTCTCGTAAGGGGGTTTGTAAACAGCAATGAAGAGGTTGTATACCCGTTTCCAAGTTTTATTGCCTATCCCCTTATTATAAAGCTTGCGGGAGTAAAGGAAGTTAGGGTTCCTCTGAAGAATTACCGCATGGACCTGAAAAAAATGAAAGACAGCATAACGCCCAGAACAAAAATGGTCTTTTTATGCAATCCGAATAACCCCACAAGCACATATGTCTCAGCTGATGAAGTGGCTGAATTCCTTCAGGGTCTGGCAGATAATATTATCGTAGTATTTGATGAGGCCTACTATGAATTTGTGACAGCCGATGATTTTCCTGACACTGTAGAGTTGCTTAAATCTATGGATAACCTTGTTATACTCAGGACCTTCTCAAAGTTTTACTCATTGGCGGGGCTGAGGGTAGGATACTCAATATCACATCCAGGCCTTGTTAAATGCCTGCATAGGGTAAGGCAGCCATTTAACGTAAACAGAGTGGCTCAGGCAGCCGCGAGAACTGCTCTGAAATATACAGAAAAATTAAAAAGCCGCTTGGAAGAAAATTCAGAACAGATGGAGCTTGTGGCAAGTGAGCTGAGAAAGTTTGGATTTACCGTACCTCATTCTCAAACCAATTTCCTGCTTGCCGTACCGTCTGAACAACTTGAAACCGGGATAGTTGAAAAACTAATGGAAAGGGGTGTTATTGTCAGAAGTATGAAGCCTTTCGGTCTCGGAGAGAATTCAATAAGGGTCACGATAGGCACTCCGCATGAGAACGCAAGATTTCTAGAGGAGTTAAAGTCAATAATAAATTAA
- a CDS encoding pseudouridine synthase, protein MTNKIRINRYLAGAGLGSRRKCEKFILNGSVKVNGNPVNRLSLKVEPEKDIVVFDGKEIKYKQEKTLLVLNKPAGVLSSASDNRGRKTVIDIAREEGYSERLYPVGRLDIDTTGVILLTDDGDLAYRLTHPKHEIPKIYQVRVKGKIGRNDLRNVSGGIDIGGYITAPCKVETKRISSKFSDIEVTIREGKNRQIKRMFDAIGHKVISLNRKSIGGLEFDNLKIGEIRTLSESEENLLREKTGVTIKENK, encoded by the coding sequence ATGACGAATAAAATCAGGATAAACCGCTATCTCGCGGGCGCGGGACTTGGTTCAAGAAGAAAATGTGAAAAATTTATACTCAACGGATCAGTGAAAGTAAACGGCAATCCTGTTAACAGACTTTCATTAAAAGTTGAACCTGAAAAAGATATTGTCGTATTTGACGGAAAAGAAATTAAATACAAGCAAGAAAAAACCCTTCTTGTTCTTAATAAACCCGCCGGAGTTCTGTCTTCGGCGAGCGATAACCGTGGAAGAAAAACAGTAATCGATATTGCGAGAGAAGAGGGATATTCAGAAAGGTTATATCCGGTAGGAAGATTGGATATCGATACAACCGGAGTTATATTGCTTACTGATGACGGTGATCTAGCTTACAGATTGACTCATCCGAAACACGAGATACCAAAGATATATCAGGTCAGAGTGAAAGGAAAGATTGGCAGGAACGATTTAAGAAACGTGTCGGGAGGCATAGACATTGGAGGCTACATAACAGCCCCCTGTAAAGTTGAAACAAAAAGAATTTCATCAAAATTCTCGGACATCGAAGTCACAATAAGAGAAGGGAAAAATAGACAGATCAAAAGAATGTTTGATGCTATTGGCCATAAGGTGATTAGTTTGAATAGAAAGAGCATTGGAGGGCTGGAATTCGACAACCTAAAGATCGGAGAAATCAGAACTCTGTCGGAGAGTGAAGAAAATTTATTGAGAGAAAAAACAGGAGTAACAATAAAGGAGAATAAATGA
- the scpB gene encoding SMC-Scp complex subunit ScpB, producing the protein MDNDFDKQREHIIEKQVEALLFASDTPLSARKLAKLTEAPSGKYITSAIESLSTFYAENFRSFQIAEIAGGFQLTTLPEFSSIVKKLYKNKRKSKLSRAALETLAIIAYKQSVSRHEIEDIRGVNSDGVLSTLTERELITVSGRGDGIGKPFLYSTTKKFLEYLGLKNYRELPAIEEFETEIQALDILNYKLNDGNEDIENEDGRDVAQRGMIENIPENNGAEDKSEDNKLDECGREEDQKISDDE; encoded by the coding sequence ATGGATAACGATTTCGATAAACAGCGTGAGCATATTATTGAAAAGCAGGTTGAGGCCCTGCTCTTTGCGTCTGATACACCACTTTCTGCCCGTAAACTCGCAAAATTGACAGAAGCCCCATCGGGTAAATATATAACATCAGCAATCGAATCACTCTCCACCTTCTACGCTGAAAATTTTAGAAGTTTCCAAATCGCCGAGATTGCCGGAGGTTTTCAGCTGACGACACTGCCCGAATTTTCTTCCATAGTTAAGAAGCTTTACAAAAACAAAAGGAAGTCAAAACTTTCCAGAGCCGCACTTGAAACACTTGCTATTATAGCTTATAAGCAGTCAGTAAGCAGGCACGAAATCGAGGATATAAGAGGAGTTAATAGTGACGGTGTTCTTTCGACTCTTACAGAAAGGGAGTTGATTACTGTATCCGGGCGGGGAGATGGCATTGGAAAGCCTTTTCTATATTCCACAACAAAGAAATTCCTGGAGTATCTGGGACTTAAAAATTACAGAGAACTTCCCGCGATCGAGGAATTTGAAACAGAGATTCAAGCTCTGGATATATTAAATTATAAACTGAATGACGGTAATGAGGATATCGAAAATGAAGACGGGCGGGATGTGGCGCAGAGGGGGATGATTGAAAATATACCGGAAAACAACGGCGCTGAAGATAAAAGTGAAGACAATAAATTGGATGAATGCGGCAGAGAAGAAGATCAAAAAATATCAGATGACGAATAA
- a CDS encoding segregation/condensation protein A, producing the protein MFEKESKRKETAYQVRLDHFEGPLDLLLHLIRRDKINIYDIPISHITREYLSYIDMMKELELEVAGEFFVMAATLMRIKVQMLLPKREIEDEDEDPREDLVKNLIEYKKFKKAADHLAGRETRRRNVFVRPVPDYVREEGDSETIELSLFDLMDAFKTILKDLKEEIKYNVEIEKFTVDEKISLIKDKLSGNSEVLFTELFEDVGGRIEIIVTLIAILELVRDGFIMARQMSGRNDIWLYVKEDDPVAER; encoded by the coding sequence ATGTTTGAAAAAGAATCAAAAAGAAAAGAAACGGCATATCAGGTAAGGCTGGATCATTTTGAAGGACCCCTTGACCTTCTTCTTCATCTTATTCGAAGAGACAAGATAAACATTTACGATATACCTATATCACATATAACACGTGAGTACCTTTCCTATATTGATATGATGAAAGAACTTGAACTCGAAGTAGCAGGAGAGTTCTTCGTTATGGCAGCTACTCTCATGAGGATAAAAGTTCAGATGCTTCTGCCAAAAAGAGAAATCGAGGATGAAGATGAAGATCCCAGAGAAGATCTTGTAAAGAATTTGATAGAATACAAAAAATTCAAAAAAGCCGCCGATCATCTTGCCGGCAGGGAAACAAGAAGAAGGAATGTTTTTGTTCGCCCTGTCCCTGACTATGTAAGAGAAGAAGGTGATTCCGAAACAATAGAGCTTTCACTATTTGATCTTATGGATGCTTTTAAGACTATTTTGAAGGATTTAAAAGAAGAGATTAAATATAATGTTGAGATCGAGAAATTCACCGTCGATGAAAAGATTTCACTAATAAAGGATAAACTAAGCGGTAATTCTGAAGTCCTATTCACAGAACTTTTTGAAGACGTAGGCGGAAGGATAGAGATCATCGTTACTTTAATAGCCATTTTAGAACTCGTGCGTGATGGTTTTATCATGGCACGCCAGATGTCCGGCCGTAACGACATCTGGCTTTACGTTAAGGAAGACGATCCTGTGGCTGAAAGATAA
- a CDS encoding carbon starvation protein A gives MNALLIMLLVFVGYIIAYHLYGKFIGYRIFNLSDEATVPSAELEDGIDYVPTKKEIIFGHHFTSIAGTGPIVGPAIAIIWGWVPALIWIFAGSIVMGAVHDFGSLIISMRNQGKSIAEYASKYVSPRTRFFFFLIVFLELWIIIAIFGLVIAVVFSKYPSAVFPVWLQVLIALGLGYMIYKKGANVKIWSIVAVLLMYITVVAGTYIPLGMPSVAGIPPTGVWTIILLIYAFIASVLPVTTLLQPRDYINSHQLVIAMALLVAGILVSAFTSGLEIVAPAVQSVPEGAPPLWPFLFITIACGAISGFHSLVSSGTSAKQVRTEKDSLFVGYGSMLMEGALATLVIIAVAAGIGMGYVAQNGETLTGIDAWTTHYESWAAAKGLESKIGAFVDGSANMIASTGLSRNIALVIMGVFVASFAGTTLDTATRIQRYVISELFGHFKMKFLTGRYIATFIAVFTGLVLAFATGAGGKGALKLWPLFGATNQTLAALALIVITFYLRQKGKMRFLVSALPAAFMSVMTVWALLLNQITFWDSSNFLLQIINMAILIIAVWIVFEGLLKLFKTGERTSHYHNQV, from the coding sequence ATGAATGCGCTGCTGATTATGCTGCTCGTTTTTGTCGGTTACATAATCGCCTATCATCTTTACGGAAAATTCATCGGGTACAGGATTTTTAATCTATCCGATGAAGCCACGGTTCCCTCCGCGGAACTTGAAGACGGCATCGATTACGTTCCCACAAAAAAAGAGATTATTTTCGGACACCATTTTACGTCAATCGCGGGGACTGGACCGATAGTAGGACCGGCTATAGCCATCATATGGGGGTGGGTGCCCGCTTTGATCTGGATATTTGCCGGGAGCATAGTTATGGGCGCGGTCCATGATTTCGGTTCATTGATTATATCGATGCGCAACCAGGGTAAATCTATTGCTGAATATGCCTCCAAATATGTAAGTCCGCGGACTAGATTTTTCTTCTTTCTAATAGTTTTTCTAGAATTGTGGATTATTATAGCCATTTTCGGGTTGGTTATAGCCGTAGTTTTTTCAAAGTATCCTTCCGCCGTATTCCCCGTCTGGCTTCAAGTGTTAATTGCTCTTGGATTGGGGTATATGATTTACAAAAAAGGCGCGAACGTTAAGATATGGTCCATTGTTGCTGTTCTGCTGATGTATATCACCGTTGTCGCGGGGACCTATATTCCATTGGGTATGCCTTCTGTAGCAGGTATACCGCCAACCGGCGTATGGACTATAATACTATTAATATACGCGTTTATAGCTTCTGTCCTTCCGGTAACCACACTCCTGCAACCGCGTGATTATATAAATTCACACCAGCTGGTTATTGCCATGGCACTGCTCGTAGCCGGCATTCTAGTTTCTGCTTTTACAAGCGGCCTCGAAATTGTAGCGCCAGCGGTTCAGTCCGTGCCTGAAGGTGCTCCGCCTCTTTGGCCGTTTCTTTTTATAACAATAGCCTGCGGAGCAATTTCCGGTTTTCATTCACTTGTATCATCAGGAACATCCGCCAAACAGGTGAGAACTGAAAAAGATTCACTCTTTGTCGGTTACGGTTCGATGCTGATGGAAGGCGCACTGGCGACACTCGTTATTATCGCCGTAGCTGCCGGTATAGGAATGGGTTATGTTGCTCAAAATGGAGAAACACTGACAGGTATAGATGCCTGGACTACGCACTATGAGTCATGGGCCGCCGCGAAGGGACTTGAATCAAAAATCGGAGCTTTTGTCGACGGTTCAGCAAATATGATTGCCTCTACAGGGCTCTCAAGGAATATCGCCCTCGTGATAATGGGTGTCTTTGTGGCCTCATTCGCCGGAACAACCCTGGATACCGCGACCAGGATTCAGCGCTATGTTATTTCAGAACTCTTTGGGCATTTTAAAATGAAATTTCTTACGGGGAGATACATTGCCACCTTTATAGCTGTTTTTACGGGACTCGTGCTTGCCTTCGCGACTGGAGCGGGGGGTAAGGGAGCTTTGAAACTATGGCCTTTGTTTGGAGCGACCAATCAAACTCTCGCGGCACTGGCTCTTATAGTAATCACATTTTATCTCAGACAGAAGGGGAAAATGAGATTTCTGGTTTCAGCTCTGCCCGCGGCTTTTATGTCGGTGATGACGGTTTGGGCGCTTTTGCTCAATCAGATAACGTTTTGGGATTCAAGCAATTTTCTACTTCAAATCATAAATATGGCAATTTTAATTATAGCGGTATGGATTGTTTTTGAAGGATTGTTAAAACTCTTTAAAACCGGGGAAAGGACAAGTCATTATCACAATCAAGTATAA
- a CDS encoding PhzF family phenazine biosynthesis protein → MRTYIIKNVDVFTTLPFHGYPSSVITSAEGLTENEMQKIAEEISLVEVAYITETGVGRSPFRIRFYTQSNEVNISGHSIISATFALIEEGRIDLNNGHTRIYIETNEGDIPVDIHYLRKDDSVLPSKADMKDKVRINQGGLLEKIMIKQSVKDYKHSDVKPESIAEIFEIDPNEIYTTGLPIEEVSTGLHHLLVPIKNLETIYNVKPDLIKLSILNRKLGVQTTDIFSLDTAYDCIAQTRHFAPAIGLLEVEASGMSSVAIGSYLGRHGISSNESMIFKQGNDRERLSKVYCKIDKSNANDDFNSVYIGGLAATSIERKIEIDDKTSKIKFVQA, encoded by the coding sequence ATGCGAACTTATATTATTAAGAATGTGGATGTATTTACTACTTTACCGTTCCATGGCTATCCATCCTCGGTCATTACTTCTGCTGAAGGATTAACAGAAAATGAAATGCAGAAAATTGCCGAGGAGATCAGTCTCGTGGAAGTGGCATATATTACTGAAACAGGAGTTGGCAGATCACCCTTTAGAATCAGGTTTTACACACAAAGCAATGAAGTTAATATAAGCGGACACAGTATAATTAGCGCCACTTTTGCCCTTATTGAAGAGGGACGAATAGATTTAAACAATGGTCATACAAGAATATATATTGAAACTAATGAAGGTGATATACCTGTAGATATACATTATCTGAGAAAGGATGATTCAGTTTTACCGTCAAAAGCTGATATGAAGGATAAAGTAAGAATTAATCAGGGCGGGTTATTGGAAAAAATAATGATCAAACAGAGTGTAAAAGATTATAAACATTCAGACGTTAAGCCGGAAAGTATAGCGGAAATATTTGAAATTGACCCAAATGAAATTTACACTACGGGATTACCCATTGAAGAAGTAAGCACAGGGCTGCATCATTTGTTAGTACCGATAAAAAACCTTGAGACCATATATAACGTCAAGCCGGATTTGATAAAATTAAGTATCCTTAACAGGAAATTGGGAGTGCAGACCACAGATATTTTTTCATTGGATACCGCTTATGACTGTATAGCGCAAACGAGGCATTTTGCGCCCGCGATCGGGTTATTGGAAGTTGAAGCTTCCGGTATGTCCTCTGTCGCGATTGGATCATATCTAGGCAGACACGGAATTAGCAGTAATGAATCAATGATATTCAAGCAGGGGAATGACAGAGAAAGGTTATCTAAGGTCTATTGCAAGATTGATAAATCAAACGCAAACGACGATTTTAATTCTGTCTATATAGGGGGACTTGCTGCTACTTCGATTGAAAGAAAAATAGAGATCGATGATAAAACGAGTAAAATAAAATTTGTTCAAGCTTAA
- the xerA gene encoding site-specific tyrosine recombinase/integron integrase: MESKNKDKKDIIRILVDRYIDYMTIEKGLSNLTISAYIGDLKLYIKYLKDKDLYGIEGLDLRTSLSFAAEIRSKKNSSYCSRILSAVKGFHRFIYREGYLDKLEIKEISTPKAIQKIPFVLSQVEADILISQPDETKFGLRDRAILEMGYSTGMRVSEICNLKFEKINTEDRFLRVLGKGRKERVVPFGIKALKTLEKYSKDSRPLLVKTKISPYVFVNYRGERISRVSIWKMIKKYSASAGFPPEVTPHTLRHSFATHLIEGGADLRVVQELLGHSSISTTQIYTKLDTNYLLEVHRTFHPRG; the protein is encoded by the coding sequence ATGGAATCAAAGAATAAAGATAAAAAAGATATAATCAGAATTCTTGTGGATCGATATATAGATTATATGACGATAGAGAAAGGGCTAAGCAATTTAACTATAAGTGCATATATCGGTGATTTAAAGCTGTATATTAAGTATTTAAAAGATAAAGATCTCTACGGTATTGAGGGGTTGGATCTTAGAACCAGTCTTTCATTCGCTGCGGAAATTAGAAGTAAGAAGAACTCCTCTTACTGTTCAAGGATACTGAGTGCGGTTAAAGGATTTCATAGGTTTATATACCGTGAGGGGTATCTTGATAAACTCGAGATTAAAGAGATTTCAACACCAAAAGCAATACAGAAAATACCTTTCGTGCTGTCACAGGTTGAAGCGGATATCCTGATTTCGCAGCCTGATGAAACAAAGTTTGGGCTTAGAGACCGGGCAATACTTGAGATGGGTTATTCGACCGGGATGAGAGTTTCAGAGATTTGCAATCTTAAATTTGAAAAGATTAATACGGAAGATCGCTTCCTAAGGGTATTGGGCAAGGGAAGAAAAGAGCGCGTTGTTCCATTTGGTATAAAAGCACTCAAAACTCTAGAAAAATATTCGAAGGATTCGAGGCCTCTATTGGTTAAAACAAAAATAAGTCCCTATGTATTTGTGAACTACCGCGGGGAAAGAATATCAAGGGTAAGTATATGGAAAATGATAAAAAAATACTCTGCTTCAGCGGGTTTTCCTCCGGAGGTAACTCCTCACACGCTCAGACATTCGTTTGCGACACACCTTATCGAAGGAGGAGCCGACCTCCGTGTAGTTCAGGAGCTTCTTGGGCACTCAAGCATCTCGACGACACAGATTTACACAAAACTCGATACTAACTATCTGCTGGAAGTGCACAGGACCTTTCATCCGCGAGGATAG
- the uvrC gene encoding excinuclease ABC subunit UvrC — MSRKDSKLKENIKKIPKYPGIYIMKGKGGKIIYVGKAKNLNNRVRDYFSKSAVVDSKTASLMKKLRDIDYVTTDSEIEALVLECNFIKEYRPLYNIKLKDDKKYPYIKLTMTDTFPRIMVVRNIEKDDSVYFGPYTDTRSLRRTLSIIGDIFTLRRCSNRKLKRKTDRECLYYQIGKCSAPCTGKITEEEYMKLVEQVKLFLNGRNKKLLSELQDEMRKLSAEKEYERAAVLRDQMRAVKKISEKQLAFDPLGSDEDIVALSGDGDYYCAVVMKIREGKILNSETFMLPSTGENKISLVTESFIKLYYDAVMDIPPSIYIRNYIPEGELLAKWLSKKAGRMVKIKIPKRGRKNKILQLAEKNAELKLFKSPKVLSDRENVLEETKKTLGLYHTPFIIEGYDISNIQGTMAVGSMVVFHRGKSHKKGYRHFKIKTVKGSDDFAMIAEVLARRFEQAGRSKDTEIPDLILIDGGKGQVSAAMGSLKGAGLGNIPVIGLTKQNEEIHKYGEKGLIKLPSQSIVLKLLQQIRNEAHRFAIDYHRKLRLKSIRSSRLNEINGIGEKRKIMLLNAFGSVKKLSEASIDDIADIPGIGIRIAKKIYHGIKE; from the coding sequence TTGTCAAGAAAAGACTCAAAACTAAAAGAGAATATAAAGAAAATACCGAAGTATCCCGGAATATATATAATGAAAGGTAAAGGGGGAAAGATAATCTATGTGGGAAAGGCAAAAAATCTCAATAACAGAGTAAGAGACTATTTCAGCAAGTCCGCCGTCGTTGATTCGAAAACAGCGTCACTTATGAAGAAGTTGAGAGATATAGATTATGTCACAACTGACAGTGAGATAGAAGCCCTTGTTCTTGAATGTAATTTTATTAAAGAATACAGGCCTTTATACAACATTAAATTGAAGGACGATAAGAAATATCCCTATATCAAATTAACCATGACTGATACATTTCCAAGAATTATGGTGGTCAGAAATATCGAGAAGGATGATTCAGTTTATTTTGGTCCCTACACGGATACTCGCTCTTTGAGAAGAACACTCAGCATAATTGGTGATATATTCACTTTAAGAAGATGTTCGAATAGAAAATTAAAACGAAAAACCGACCGTGAATGCCTTTATTATCAGATTGGTAAATGCTCAGCTCCTTGTACAGGGAAAATTACAGAGGAAGAATATATGAAATTAGTTGAGCAGGTAAAACTTTTCTTAAACGGTAGAAACAAGAAATTATTATCGGAACTACAAGATGAAATGAGAAAACTATCAGCCGAAAAAGAGTATGAAAGGGCTGCGGTGCTAAGGGATCAGATGAGAGCTGTAAAGAAGATATCAGAAAAGCAGCTGGCGTTTGACCCTCTGGGAAGTGATGAAGATATCGTGGCGTTGTCAGGGGATGGTGATTATTACTGTGCTGTTGTTATGAAAATCCGTGAAGGCAAGATACTGAATTCCGAGACATTTATGCTCCCATCTACGGGAGAGAATAAAATAAGTCTGGTTACCGAGTCTTTTATAAAACTTTACTATGATGCTGTGATGGATATACCGCCTTCGATTTATATAAGAAACTATATTCCGGAAGGAGAACTATTGGCAAAATGGCTGAGCAAAAAAGCCGGGCGAATGGTCAAAATAAAGATTCCCAAGAGGGGGAGAAAGAATAAAATACTTCAACTCGCTGAGAAGAACGCCGAGCTGAAACTCTTTAAATCTCCAAAGGTTTTAAGCGATAGAGAAAATGTTCTGGAAGAAACAAAAAAGACGCTCGGGCTTTACCATACACCTTTTATTATAGAGGGTTACGATATCTCAAATATTCAGGGAACAATGGCTGTGGGATCCATGGTGGTATTTCACAGAGGCAAATCACACAAAAAGGGATACCGGCATTTTAAGATCAAGACAGTGAAAGGTTCTGACGATTTTGCGATGATTGCCGAAGTTTTAGCGAGAAGATTCGAACAAGCGGGAAGGTCTAAAGACACTGAAATACCGGATCTAATACTAATTGACGGGGGAAAGGGGCAGGTTTCGGCAGCTATGGGGAGTCTTAAGGGTGCAGGACTTGGGAATATACCTGTTATTGGGCTTACAAAACAAAATGAAGAAATTCATAAATACGGAGAAAAGGGTTTAATAAAGCTTCCTTCACAAAGCATTGTTCTTAAATTACTTCAGCAGATCAGAAATGAAGCGCACAGGTTTGCCATAGATTATCACAGGAAACTAAGATTGAAATCAATTAGAAGTTCCAGGCTTAATGAAATAAACGGCATAGGAGAGAAACGGAAAATAATGCTTCTTAATGCTTTTGGAAGTGTTAAAAAGCTTTCAGAAGCGTCAATAGACGACATCGCGGATATTCCGGGTATAGGAATCAGGATTGCGAAAAAGATCTATCATGGAATCAAAGAATAA
- the rpsT gene encoding 30S ribosomal protein S20 has translation MPEHKSCLKRMRQNETRRQINKRYKSFLVHSIRSFKKIEDPEAAKEEFPRITSIIDKSRKKGILHKNKASRIKSRLSKKTS, from the coding sequence ATGCCGGAACATAAGTCATGTTTGAAGAGAATGCGTCAAAACGAAACCAGGCGCCAAATAAATAAAAGATACAAGAGTTTTCTAGTTCATAGTATCAGATCTTTCAAAAAGATTGAAGATCCAGAAGCCGCAAAGGAAGAATTCCCCAGAATTACATCTATCATTGATAAATCCAGGAAAAAGGGGATCCTTCATAAAAACAAGGCATCCAGGATAAAATCGCGTCTTTCAAAAAAAACCAGCTGA